The stretch of DNA GACAAGGACCCCTGGTCCAGACATAGACCCACCTGCATTCAAAATcaagagaggaagaaggaaagaaaagAGGATCAAGGGCAAATTTGAAGTACCAAAGCCAAAAGAAACTTCAAGAATGGGGACCATAACATGTGGCACTTGTGGTCTCCAAGGGCATAGGTACACAAACTGTCTTAAACAGTTGACGCCTGAGCTAGCTTTGAGGAAGAATAAGCATGTGGTAATAATTTTTCACCTTGAAATATACTAATGTTTTCTTTCTTGTACATTTCTTTCTAGCATTATTAATTGTTTCCTTTTCTTTGCAAGGCTACTCCAAGTACCTCACAGCCAAGAGCTGCTGGTCCTTCTACTGCACCAACAGCAAGACAGCCAAGACCTGCTGCTTCTGCTCCTACACCACCATCATCTGGAAGAAGAGGAGCTGGCAGAGGAGCTGGTGTTACTTCTACTACAACACCACCATCTGGAAGAGGAAGGGGAGCTGGCAGAGGAGCTGGTTGCTACTTCTACTACACCACCACCATCTGGAAGAGGAGCTGGCAGAGGCAGAGGAAGAGCTGGAAGAGGTGCTCCCAGGCAATATGCTGGCATTCCTACTGATGGCACACACACTGGATGGATGTCCTACTTCAATGCTAGcctgggaggaggaggagccatGTAATGTGAAATACTGTGGTGTTATTTTGGTTGAACTTGATGCTTGAGGTGGAGTACTGGTGGAGTACTCTAGTAATGTTGAACTTGATGCTTGTAATGTTGAACTTGAGGTGGAGTATTGGATATGTAGAACTTGCTACTAGATATGTGGTTGAACTTTAGGTGATtatctgaatgttgaactttagGTGGTTATCTGAATGTTCACCTTTAGGTGGTtttctgaatgttgaactttagGTGGTTTTCTGAATGTTGACTTTAGTGGTTTCTAACTACCAGCATTGCAAAGCAAGACACAATTTGCAGTTACTTGTGCAAAGTTCTAATACTGCTCTATCTTTGCATGTCAGTACCAATATTGGGGCATCACATAACATGCAGTACCACATTTGGGGATTCTGACAGGTGGGACCGATACCTCTCTACTATTAAAGTGACAGCACAATTCAGCGAGTGGGGAACGAAACTAGGGTTCATCCACAGTGGCCATTTGGAGCGCAGCCAAGGAGAAATCTCAGAGCGCTGACTGGGGCCGGCGGTGGAGAGAGATTCGTGGTCGTCCAGTGCCGGGTCCGCTCCCGGATTCCGTCGAGCTGCAGAAGGAGGGGAGTCGCGCTCGCCGGTGCGCTACCGCGAGAACCCAATGGCATACGAGCCTCCAGTGATGTGCCACTGCTCAACTCCGAGGAAGGAGCCAAGATGGATCTCCTGGAGCAGGCAGAACCCTGGTAGGAGGTACTATAGCTGCGTGGATGCTCTGGTGAGTGTGGTTTTTTCCCTAATTTTCTTCCTTTTTCTTCTGTGCAATAGTATGTGAAATGATATATATTTGGAAATTTGTTTGTGCATCTTAATAGCATGGTGGATGTGGATTTGTGCAATGGCATGATGATCCATTGCCCAAATTTTGGAGTGAGCTCATTGGGGATTTGTGTGATGAAGTTTGGAGGCTTAAAGGTGCAACTGTTGCTAGATCTGAAGATCAATTTCCAATCCTAACTCCAAGTGAAGATGATGGCACAAGGGAGGCCATGTTTCTGTCTCTGCAAACTCAACTCAGAGAGAAGAATGCAGAGATTGCAGGGATTAGGGCCAAATTTCACAATGTGCTGTTTCTTTTCACTATATTTGTGCTTGGCTTAGTTGCAGGCAAGATATTAAGTTAGTTAGTTGAGTTGTAGCCAAGTTGTAATGATCAAGTTGTAATGGATCAGTGAAGTTATCTTATGATGCAATGAGATTTAGTGATCTTGTTCCTCTTTTATTGCAATGTACTGTCTGGTTTGCTACAACATTGTCATAATGTACCATCATCAACATATCCATCTGCATAATCAGCATATCCATACATAATAAGAAACTGATCCATACAGAGCAATACATTTTGTTCAACTTCAAGTTCTGAATGACTGTTAGCTTGAGCTCTTGTCAGGTTCAGTAGCACATCATAATTCTGCTTAAACTTCTCAAACTCTGCATCTTTCTTTGCCATCTGTGCATTCATATCAGCCACCAGTTCACTTCTGCATTCATGCTGATATGTAATGGCAGACTGCAGATGTCTGAAATCCACCACCCTATCCTCCTGGAAGCTCATAAGCTGATGCACATCTTGGACTAGCTTGTCATAGTTGGCCTCCATGTTGTTCTTCTCTTCTGTTAGATGGTGGATAGTGAAAGAACTTTCAAGATTGTCATTCACCCTAGCACTTTTGGCATCTTCAACCATTGCCCATAGCTTCAACAATGCATTCTGCATTGTTGGGGGCCACTGGTGATCAACCCATTCAACAAAGCCACAATTGCTACCTTCCtgcaaaaacaacaacaacaacaacaaaacagTTCATACATCAAGTAATTACACAAAATCACTGCAGTTGCCAAAAAGAATGTCTAAATTTAGCATCAAACCACTACATTTAACAAGAGGAGCAGCCACTTGAGTAGCTGACTGACTAGTTTAGTTACTGTACTGTTCATATCAAGGAGTGTTCAAATATTTGTAAGCTACTCTACTACCACTATTAACATAAATTACTATGTTAGCACCAGACCACTACATTTAACAAGAGGAGCAGCCACTTGAGTAGCTGATTGACTAGTTTAGTTACTGTACTGTTCATATTAAGGAGTGTTCAAACATTTGTAAGCTACTCTACTACCACTATTAACATAAATTACTATGCCATTGTACTCCAGCAAAATATACTCATGCTTGACCTAAATAACCTACTCTAACCACTATGAACCAAAATGTTGACAGCAAGCAGAGTACTCCAGCAAACAGAGCTCAATATGGCACTGACCAAGTAAGAAAAAAAATCAGTATGCCTACAATCCTACAATCCATACCGGCTGTGCACATGCTAAAAACCTCCTGCCCGTGTCTGTTCCTTCAAAGGCAACAAGCCTCTCAGATGCCATGCCGTGCTTCTCACATGGAGACATCACATCCAGCTCAAGCCCCTTGTAATCTGGATCTTCAATGCTGAAAGGGACCCGCAGAAACTCGCACAAAGACAATGGCCAAATCAAAACCTAGCGATATCAACCAAATCAAGAAATCCCAAATctgaaaccctaaccctaaccctgtACTGACCTCGTTGAGACCGTCTGTGGAGGAAGACTGCATGTACGGGAGGCTAGAATGGTCGTCGCTGCTTTCGTCCTCCAAAACCATGGCGTCGGCGGGGCGGTGCGGCGGCCGGCAGTCGggacgcgggcggcggcgacggaggaaacgagcgaggaggaggaggggaggggaaTGGTGCGGCCGGGCTGGAGCTGGTGCGACCGGACCAGGTTGGAGAGCAGCAGCGCACCGGCTCGTCCTAGTCAGCGCGCGGGCACACGCCGATTGGCCAGCGTGGCACCTGACGGGTGGGCCCGAGCTGTCGGATCGGGCGTCAATACGTATAAATACGCGTTTTAGCCTAATTTGCAAAAACTTAGACCAATGTTGGTACTGACATGCAAAAATTAGCAATCATGGTACCAATCTGCATGTGATGTCCGAATTGTGGTACTTCTGTGCAATTAACTCTACTCTCAGTGACAAGTGAGGATTTTCAAGAGAGCCCAATTATATGCCGAGGGAGAAAGAAAAATCGTTATCTCTAGGCAGAAAAGAAGCTGGATCAAATGTTATTTTGTGGTACCATCCTCTTCTGCAGTAGTACTTTGTAGCATGTCTTGTAGCCTAGGAACACATGCTTTATTTTAACCCCTTCATCACATGGAACTGACAGTGGCTCTCTGCTTCCATGATACTCCTAAAGAGCAAGGTTCAGACTGAAAAAGGAGCACCAAGTGCAAGTGGCAATAGAAAACTGCACACCCATCCGAACCCCATTTCCTCCATCAGAAAAATCGTCTCGTCTCTGAAAGAGACCTTTGAAACCCCCTCTGAAATCTCTGAAAGAGACCCATTTCTTCCAGCAGAAACAATGCAATGCTGGCTGGCATTTTAAATCCTGCCTGGACCAGTCATGACTTGCGTGCCTCTGCTCGCCCAGGGGTCGTAAACAACGGGTTAACAAAGTCTTCTCGCCTCATTTCACATCCCCATCTGAAGAACTACTAGTCCCCTTCCTCGGTTCCTCCTCCTGTCCCCCTCTCCCATGGCCCAATCCTgggccttcttcctcctcgtcgtcctctGCTTCTGCTGTGTGTCCGACCTCATCTGCGGCAGCAATGGGGAGCGAGTCTTCCTCTACCCGCAGTCCCAGAAGGTCTCGTCCATCGTCAGCCAGAGGTACCGGACCGCCTACCACTTCCAGCCCCCCAAGAACTGGATCAACGGTATGTTCATACGCCTCCCTCTCTCTGATTGCTTGCTTCCTGGGCCATCTGTTGACTTTTTGGCTGTGGCCAATCAGAAGGTGTGATTTGGTTTGCTTTGCTTGTTCTTGGGTGTTGCTGGAAAAGCTAGTGATCTGATTGGCTGGTTGTTCTGTTCAGCTGTAGAAGCCGAGTTAATTCTGTTTGTGCTAGTATTATTGAATAATTTACTTGCTAAATATAAATATACATGTTGTAGTAAATTTTTTGAGGCAGTGTTGTTAATATTGCATACTGTTTTTGCTGTCAGAAAGTAGTTATTACATGGTGAGGGGGACGGTAGGTGGCCAACTCATTACTTGTGCCACTCTGTTTCTGAATGTTGCACACATTAGGTGCTCTCTGTACCTGCAGTTGGATTTTCAGTGACACCACTATAGTATGATGATAGCCATGTTTTCTAGATTCTTGCCCAAAACGGACGTGTTCACTGTATAGTGATTTGCTTTCCCAAGAATGCTTGCCCACATCCATAGTATTCTCTGAAGATGTCCAAATTTGCTCCACCGTTAGTGCTGCTTTTTGTCAGAAAGCATCCACTTAACATCAGGTGTCTGGGAAATATTAGACAGATCTGTTGCTGCAAGTAATGAAGTACTGGCCTGTTTTGGAATCCAGAATATGTTTTCTCCTGTTACTATTGCCAATTATCAAATCCTATTAGCTGTGTGCATATGTTACTGCAAATCGTTGACATTCTCTCACCTTTTTCATGTATCCGATGGATTGGCGATCCTTGGAAATCTACGAAAACACAAAAGATCCAAACGGTATGAATATTTCAGGCACAAAGCACTTTTGAATTGCAGCACCCTACATCTTACACTGCCTTCTTAAACATTTCAGGGCCAATGTACTACAATGGCATATACCATGAGTTCTACCAGTACAACCCCAATGGCTCCGTCTGGGGTAACATAGTTTGGGGCCACTCAGTTTCTACAGACCTCATCAACTGGATTCCACTTGAAACCGCAATAGCGCGGGACACCCCGAGCGACATAAACGGTTGCTGGACCGGCTCAGCCACAATCCTCCCCGGTAACCGACTGGTCATCATATACACCGGTGCCGACCCGGAAAAGCGTCAGGTCCAAAACATTGTGGTTCCGAAAAACATGTCTGACCCGTACCTGAGGGAATGGACCAAAGCCGGCAATAACCCGGTGATCCAGCCGGTCGGTCCAGGCTTGAACTCGGGCCAGTTCAGGGATCCGACAACCGGTTGGGTTGGACCTGATGGACTGTGGAGGATAGCAGTTGGTGCTGAGCTCAACGGCGACAGTGCTGCACTTTTGTACAAGAGCAAAGACTTTCTGAACTGGACTAGAGTTGACCACCCACTGTATTCATCCAATTCCTCCTCTATGTGGGAGTGCCCGGATTTCTTCGCGGTATTGCCAGGCAATAGCGGTGGACTGGACCTGTCTGCAGCGATCCCAAATGGTGCCAAGCATGTCCTCAAGATGAGCCTGGATTCCTGTGACAAGTACATGATTGGGGTTTATGATCTGAAAAGTGACACCTTTATTCCAGATACTGTCCTAGATGACCGCCGGCTATGGTTGAGGATCGATTATGGTAATTTCTATGCCTCAAAGTCATTTTTCGACTCGAAGAAGAGCAGGAGGATCATATGGGGTTGGACTAACGAGACAGACAGTTCTTCGGACGATGTTGCAAAAGGTTGGGCAGGAATCCATGTAAGAAAATCTGCCTCTCATTCGCTATAACTGCTTCGTATTGAAATATTGATTTACCAAATCAGTGTAGCAACTTTAACATTTTTGCTATTACTTTTAGGCAATTCCCAGGACAATTTGGTTAGACAGCCATGGCAAGCAGTTGCTGCAATGGCCAGTTGAAGAGGTCGAGTCCCTTCGAGGAAATGAAATCAACCATCAAGGACTAGAGCTGAAGAAGGGTGGTCTGTTTGAGATTAAGGGAACTGACAGTTTCCAGGTAGTTTCCTGTACACAAACAGGCTTGCCTTTGTCATCCAGAGAAAAAATCCCTCAAAAAGTCCCACGCCAATAAACTGATAGTTACATATTTGGCAACAAAAACACTAGCATATATTCTTCAGCTTAGGTGTTCTGTATTTTTCAGAGCAACTGTAGCTGATCCGGCACGTCATTCTCTTGAAACAGGCTGATGTGGAGATAGACTTTGAGCTGACGTCCATCGATAAAGCCGATCCTTTCGATCCCTCCTGGCTTTTGGACGTCGAGAAGCATTGCCGGGAAGCGGGTGCATCAGTCAATGGTGGCATAGGGCCATTTGGACTTGTTGTCCTGGCCTCTGACaacatggaggagcacactgctgTGCACTTCCGGGTGTACAAGTCAGAGCAGAAGTACATGATACTCATGTGCTCTGATCTAAGAAGGTTAATGTTTATGGTTCTTGCCTTAATGTTTTATTTATCTCTACAAATGTCTGAAAACTAAAAGcaattattttctttttttgcaCAGTTCTTCATTGAGACCAGGACTGTACACACCAGCCTATGGAGGCTTCTTTGAATATGACCTTGAAAAAGAAAAGAAGATATCTCTGAGAACTCTGGTGAGCTTGGAAGGCCTTTTCATTTCTCATGTTGCTCACTTCACGCGCTTTGTGTCAGAACTGAAAATGGATGATGTGCCGTGCAGATTGATCGGTCGGCGGTGGAGAGCTTCGGCGGTAGCGGCAGGGTCTGCATCATGGCCAGAGTGTACCCCGTGGCGGTTGTCGACGGCGTGGCCCACATGTATGCCTTCAACAACGGCAGTGCCACGGTCAGGGTGCCACAGCTCAGGGCCTGGAGCATGAGGAGAGCACAAGTGAATGTGAAAGGGATGGAGTGATGATGGTTAACAAAGCAGAGCAATTCTAATTGACTTGTGATTGGAGGACTGGATCGATTTGATCACTTGTTTAGCACACTTCactattttgaaaaaaaaacaaattatTCCCATTCATGAGCACTTCTAGTAGGTAGAAATAAAAGGAAATTCAACAGGAAAGATATTAGCTGCTCATTTCCTTGACCTCTAGGATTCATGTATTATAGTCTACCGATACTTGGTCACAAAGAAGGAAAAATATTACTGTTTTAAAGTAGTGGTAGTTGGCAATTGGTAAGGAAACATGATGCGTGTTGTCAGCATCGGCATTACCGTTGTGAAACGATTCAGAGTTACAAAAGGTAATAAATAGTACCACGAGCTTGTGCATGTCAGAGAGCTCAAGAGAGAATCCCTGATAGGAAATGTCCTTTTGCTTGTGAGAATGTAAGATCTGCACTACTGCTCATTGCGGATCATATGAACGATATGGCTTCAGGACAGCTCCTGCATCAGTTTCACACTTTTCTTTCGCGAGTAGATGAGCTTTTTATTGCTTAACCTTGGGGATTACAATCATGACGGTGTAACAAATCAATCTCATTTGGTCCAGACCTATGTCAGTTTTTTTTTCTTGCGGGGACAAACCTAAGTCAGTTTCACATATTGATCTGTTGCCCTTTGAGTCTCTCATGATTCTATCAATGACATGTACTTAGGGATGAGATCAGCGGCTAGCTATTGCTTTGTTGTGTGGTGTACATGTCACAATTTAAGGGAGAAAATGGCAAGTAATTTTGCAGCGAATGAGATATACTTATAGTAATAGCTCGTGACAATATTTACTCAATTTTAAATTATTGGCACATTTTATGCCCTAATTTTTGTTTTCGATGGATTTCTGCTACAGCCTACATGCTGGGTGTAACTGGGAACCAACCTGCAACGTCTTTTTTTTTACGGAAATGGAATGGCCAGTAATTTTTTTTGAGGTGCCAGTAAAATTAAATGGGCTCCTCGTGGGGAAGTACTACTACACGTCACATGATCCTGGACTGCCATAGTCTCGTGTAGCTTTCCAGCCCAAAACGCTGGTAAGGGAGAGGTTTACCGAGGTAATCACAACAGGATTATTAGTACTACCTCGCCTAAGCACAGCGTGGAGCCCGTGGAGAGAGTTATAAAACAATGTGGCGAATCTCTTTTCAAAGTATACCTTTCTCGGCCTTTTGGCTAAGATTAAGTGTAGTATCTGTTCTTATCAGTTTAATATCTGATATGTGGGCTATGTGCCCACAACGGTATTAAATTTATTTTTTATGGGGTAGGGTCCAATACAATAGCTTGCTATCAGGGCGCTCATGTGTCGCCTAGGCGTTGCACTATTGCCTAGGCCTGGCGCACCCCAACCAAATCATTATAAGAGAAACTTTTTTGTTGAATAATAACTTGTGATTTTATCATTAACCACTCGTGGATGTGGTGTTGCCAACTAGTAGTGCCACAACACTAGTTAATGTGAAGAGTTGAAGTGATGATTTACATAGCTGAGCGGTTCTAAGTTGACTGGGTGCTTTTAATCTTTAGCACACTTTCATTTTCCTGATTTTTTTGCTCCCATTTATGAGCAATAAAAGGAAACTCAATGGGAAGCAAAATTAGCTGCTTGTGTTCCTTGACCTGCGCTAtcaatgtactccctccgtcccaaaatgcttgtcggagaaatggataaaaatagatgtatctacaactaaaatacatctagctACATTTATTTGtccgacaagtatttccggacggagggagtactacatttTACAACTTTTATTTAATTTTGTGCTAGATTAGATATATTGTTTTGTGATTCTCATGTTGACGAATGAAAACTAAAAATTATCTTTTATTTGCACAGTTTTTTGCTGAGACGGACTATTATGGTGAGTTTGAAGGCGTTTTTCATTTCCCCTATATTAACTTCATGCATTTCATATTAGGATGGAAAATAGATGCCGCCTTGCAGATTGATCGGTAGGCTGTAGAGAGCTCTGGAGGCCGTGGCAGGTCTTCATGGTCAGAGTCTATCTCGTGGCACTTGTGGTAGGGCCCACACCACATGTATGCCTTCAACCGTGGCAAGACCATGGTCAGGGTGGCATAGCTTAGGCCCTGTTCGGGACGTGGGTTCACAAAACAAAGAATTTGAAAAATGCATAGGTATGGGATGGAGTGCCAAGTGGAAACCTACACGCTTCCAAAAAAAGGAATGGGAACCTATGGGGTGTTCTGAACAAAGGAAACAAGTTTTGGAATCTGCACACTTCTCTAGGAAATAGAACTAGCCGTTATGTGACTTGTCACTGCATTCTTGCCGTTGATTTCTCTAGCCGTTGCTTCTTCTTTCTCTTGCTATATAAGCACATACAATGCACTGctagcaacttgcttgtcatttcTTCTCCTCCTCCCCTGTAAGAACTTCTCTAGGAACACATAGTCCATTCTTTCTCTTGCTATATAACCTCAAAATCCATTCATTCCTAAAGCTGAATGGATCCAAAGTACAGCCGACGGTCAAGAAACGAAGATGATTTTGTACATTTCATACTCCCTACATTACAAGGTAGCTCATCCCAATCATCTCAGAGGAGAGCAATACATACATCCATCCTGAATGGAGCTACTTATGTGCATGAAGCTCTTACTGGCCATGAGGTTCTATGTGAATGGAGGTTCCATATGGAGAGATCAATCTTTCAAGCTTTAGCACAAAAACTGCGTGAGAATCACCTTCTCCAGGATGCAAAGTACATCTCTGTGCAAGAGCAAGTAGCCATATTTTTATATGCAGTATCAAAGAATGCAACCAACAGAACATTGCAAGACAGATTCCAGCATGGCGCTGATTCAATTAGTACTTATTTCCACGCCGTGCTCAACGCGATTACACGACTCACATGCAACTACATACAACCTTCTGTACACCAGCATCCCATATTAAGACAACAGAAGTTTTCATACTTTAAGGTAATTGTTTTTCAAGTCCTATCATGGTGAATTGGTATTGATTAAATCTAGCTTATATTTATATATCTAACTATTTAATTAAATCCGCAGAACTGTATTGGAGCTATTGATGGTACTCACTTTCCCATGACTATTCCGCCTGGGCAACAAGATCCATACAGAAATAGAAAACAAGGTCTTTCACAAAATGTAATGGTTGCATGTGACTTTGACATGAAGTTTGTGCATGTACATGCTGGATGGGAGGGATCTGCATCAGATGCAAGGGTTTTGCAAGATGCACTAGAACATGGATTCAATGTACCGCCTGGAAAATTTTATCTTGTAGATGCGGGTTATGCAAATACACCCCAATTCATTGCTCCATACTGAGGAAC from Triticum urartu cultivar G1812 chromosome 3, Tu2.1, whole genome shotgun sequence encodes:
- the LOC125546275 gene encoding beta-fructofuranosidase, insoluble isoenzyme 4-like, whose amino-acid sequence is MAQSWAFFLLVVLCFCCVSDLICGSNGERVFLYPQSQKVSSIVSQRYRTAYHFQPPKNWINDPNGPMYYNGIYHEFYQYNPNGSVWGNIVWGHSVSTDLINWIPLETAIARDTPSDINGCWTGSATILPGNRLVIIYTGADPEKRQVQNIVVPKNMSDPYLREWTKAGNNPVIQPVGPGLNSGQFRDPTTGWVGPDGLWRIAVGAELNGDSAALLYKSKDFLNWTRVDHPLYSSNSSSMWECPDFFAVLPGNSGGLDLSAAIPNGAKHVLKMSLDSCDKYMIGVYDLKSDTFIPDTVLDDRRLWLRIDYGNFYASKSFFDSKKSRRIIWGWTNETDSSSDDVAKGWAGIHAIPRTIWLDSHGKQLLQWPVEEVESLRGNEINHQGLELKKGGLFEIKGTDSFQADVEIDFELTSIDKADPFDPSWLLDVEKHCREAGASVNGGIGPFGLVVLASDNMEEHTAVHFRVYKSEQKYMILMCSDLRSSSLRPGLYTPAYGGFFEYDLEKEKKISLRTLIDRSAVESFGGSGRVCIMARVYPVAVVDGVAHMYAFNNGSATVRVPQLRAWSMRRAQVNVKGME